The following coding sequences are from one Ooceraea biroi isolate clonal line C1 chromosome 5, Obir_v5.4, whole genome shotgun sequence window:
- the LOC105287582 gene encoding uncharacterized protein LOC105287582 isoform X2 codes for MTPWLMAFFCLATAGCSNVTDQQTSETQHDHQVAILKQIRKVNDDGSYTYGYEAGDGSFKVESRDVLGNIKGTFGFVDADGEIKRVSYSSSNGTGFKSTTMPPMQEHVSVVQSIPRVNRTSTSTRKPSIVYATTTEASTKSSVVQSIPRARKTTSTSTTSTTTSTTEAPKTIFGHYLKGTLKSRPRFIINGQQRPIVIEEPADDEDSQINRPSTDDKSGVYRRIVFAKRPIEHSLPPISDDFVEKEDEAKITTGNNLRRQLHDDTKPTVDTGDDHSDVYGGSLSTTRPLFTTTVPSRVLQGRVSSTTVRTDRPKIYLNREALGASRLDGPKYDGTRLYETETKPPQEERVSSQPLLLRGTTPRIPLDSRDYARPTSTESAFLRQQADQYLRELPPRILVQSQPGNLDEEGIYRAIPIGRILFRPPPSPNQQPIYPTASTTDANVHYLAENAGVADPEDEARIAMNANYVRPRPLMRPLIYPEAEQRERPVLRPGPSALARPEDRDYQSTTPEYPYRTSGGLTLPPEPPNPIAPPLSRRDFQALLRRLLVSQYGVRALSYPKSYLEDALYDQQPYPSYPVGYQTPIPRPPELVFDQQAQYGDRVALRRPLYPRALNPLYQQYDDYNDGREALLLRMVNLAINAERTTIMPTTMVTSTTTPVSRYRKTGPVRSVQIITDNDEEKDMRKKM; via the exons ATGACGCCATGGCTGATGGCATTCTTCTGTCTGGCGACCGCCGGCTGCTCGAACGTCACGGACCAGCAAACCTCGGAGACGCAGCACGATCATCAAGTGGCGATATTGAAGCAGATCAGGAAGGTGAACGACGACGGTTCCTACACGTACGGCTACGAGGCCGGCGATGGATCCTTCAAG GTCGAGAGTCGCGACGTTTTGGGCAACATTAAGGGCACATTCGGTTTCGTCGATGCTGATGGTGAGATAAAGAGAGTCTCGTACTCATCATCAAACGGCACCGGTTTTAAGTCAACCACGATGCCGCCGATGCAGGAACACGTGTCGGTCGTGCAGAGCATACCGCGAGTCAATCGTACGTCCACGTCCACGAGGAAGCCGAGCATCGTGTATGCCACCACGACGGAGGCGTCGACCAAGTCGTCGGTCGTGCAATCGATCCCTCGAGCGCGGAAAACGACCAGTACCAGTACTACAAGTACCACCACCAGCACCACGGAAGCGCCCAAGACGATATTCGGCCACTATCTGAAGGGCACGTTGAAGAGCAGGCCGCGTTTCATCATCAACGGTCAGCAGAGACCGATTGTGATAGAGGAGCCCGCCGATGATGAAGACTCGCAGATCAACCGACCCAGCACGGATGACAAAAGCGGCGTCTATCGCAGGATCGTATTTGCCAAGCGACCGATCGAGCACAGCCTGCCACCCATCTCCGACGACTTCGTGGAGAAGGAGGACGAGGCTAAGATCACGACCGGGAACAATCTCAGGAGACAACTCCACGACGATACGAAACCCACCGTAGATACTGGTGACGATCACTCCGATGTCTACGGCGGCTCTCTGTCCACGACGCGACCTCTCTTCACCACGACCGTCCCGTCGCGAGTCCTGCAGGGGAGAGTCAGCAGCACCACCGTGCGCACGGACCGACCGAAGATCTACCTGAACCGAGAGGCTTTAGGGGCGAGTCGACTCGATGGACCAAAGTACGATGGAACGCGGCTCTACGAGACCGAGACGAAGCCTCCTCAAGAAGAACGCGTGTCCTCGCAACCGCTTCTGCTGCGCGGTACCACTCCCCGGATACCTCTGGACAGTCGCGACTACGCAAGACCGACGAGCACCGAGTCCGCCTTCCTGCGGCAGCAAGCTGATCAATATCTGCGGGAACTACCGCCCAGGATACTCGTCCAGTCCCAACCGGGGAATCTCGATGAAGAAGGAATCTACCGAGCGATACCGATCGGCAGGATCCTGTTCaggccgccgccgtcgccgaaCCAGCAACCGATCTATCCAACCGCGTCCACCACGGACGCAAATGTTCATTACTTAGCGGAGAATGCCGGCGTGGCGGATCCAGAGGATGAAGCACGGATCGCGATGAACGCGAACTACGTGCGTCCGCGGCCCCTGATGCGGCCGTTGATCTATCCGGAAGCTGAACAACGTGAGCGGCCAGTTCTGCGCCCGGGGccgagcgcgctcgcgcgtccaGAAGACAGGGATTATCAATCGACCACGCCCGAGTATCCTTATCGTACCTCCGGAGGTTTGACACTGCCGCCGGAACCACCGAACCCGATCGCGCCTCCCCTCAGTCGACGCGACTTCCAGGCGTTGCTGAGGAGGTTGCTGGTGAGCCAGTACGGTGTGCGGGCGCTTTCTTACCCGAAGAGTTATCTGGAGGACGCGCTGTACGACCAGCAACCGTACCCATCGTATCCGGTGGGCTACCAGACGCCGATCCCACGACCCCCCGAGCTGGTATTTGATCAGCAGGCGCAATACGGCGACCGCGTAGCCCTTAGACGTCCATTATACCCCAGGGCATTGAATCCATTGTACCAGCAGTACGACGATTACAACGATGGCAG GGAGGCGTTGCTGTTGAGAATGGTGAACCTGGCGATCAACGCCGAGCGGACGACGATAATGCCGACGACCATGGTGACCAGTACGACTACGCCGGTGTCGAGGTACAGGAAGACGGGCCCGGTCAGGAGCGTGCAGATCATCACGGATAACGACGAGGAGAAGGACATGAGGAAGAAGATGTAG
- the LOC105287583 gene encoding mediator of RNA polymerase II transcription subunit 12, with the protein MRIILLVIPACLLALTNARRVQIRPRVTEPQVYYEAEDNQAAEDDFDSVAVYQPRTRALPSPRSKDTLHGSKPPPVQTIRNYNKVNDDGSFTFGYEAADGSFKEETRGTDCVVRGKYGYIDPDGNKREFTYVSGNPCDPNAPKDEDDLSDNKDEEEVPGPANYPAVRPVPRPIPVRPSYQPSTTRAPTTIFQTEYQLQDDDASQELTEDDLKPQLRPTAFRRPTTLVQVTPSTAIYESSTASPSPSLYRLASTPQYQTTASPVLRGQPTIASNVYQPLETTTRRPVTRHPRPQSVAITPRPHVAQVAAQYVSPSSTERPGGLIYAQTHPTASPHLRTTTAAASTPHLDFAAELERYVNTVGSHVSAAPPVTSARPHQIHQASQTAPRVKPAAAAAAEPIYQSELVYDPATGQYNTQLYQTLPQTVGDFSLSHKLQPFVAQPQSLQLGLQQLQQLQQHQVQRPSPVYKPAQSAPAPTVAQPQEVLYRKQQAQLLQQSQQLYAQQQRRQQQQQQQHPHRLQLLESQREPQAFYYVAAPLKGSASSSSLSVGQIDQFLRGSGANY; encoded by the coding sequence GTAATCCCGGCGTGTCTGCTCGCCCTAACAAACGCGCGGCGGGTGCAGATCCGGCCCCGAGTGACGGAACCTCAAGTGTACTACGAGGCGGAGGACAACCAAGCCGCCGAGGACGACTTCGACAGCGTGGCGGTTTACCAACCGCGCACTCGCGCTTTGCCATCGCCACGATCGAAGGACACGCTGCACGGGTCCAAGCCGCCACCGGTGCAGACGATCAGGAACTACAACAAGGTCAACGATGACGGGTCCTTCACCTTCGGCTACGAGGCGGCCGACGGTTCCTTCAAGGAGGAGACTCGCGGCACCGACTGCGTTGTGCGTGGCAAGTACGGTTACATCGATCCGGACGGTAACAAGAGAGAGTTCACGTACGTGTCGGGTAATCCATGCGACCCCAACGCGCCTAAAGACGAGGACGATCTGTCGGACAACAAGGATGAAGAGGAAGTCCCTGGGCCGGCGAATTACCCCGCTGTGAGGCCGGTGCCTCGACCGATTCCGGTGCGACCCTCGTATCAGCCATCCACCACGCGAGCACCCACCACGATCTTCCAGACGGAGTATCAACTTCAGGACGATGATGCGAGCCAGGAGCTGACCGAGGACGACCTGAAACCGCAACTGCGACCCACCGCTTTCAGAAGACCGACGACCCTGGTGCAGGTCACGCCGTCCACCGCCATTTACGAGTCCTCGACGGCGTCACCCAGTCCATCCCTCTATAGGCTAGCCTCGACCCCCCAATATCAGACCACCGCGTCGCCCGTTCTGCGCGGTCAGCCCACGATTGCCTCAAATGTCTATCAACCCCTCGAGACGACCACTCGACGACCGGTCACTCGCCACCCCAGGCCCCAGTCGGTCGCGATCACCCCACGACCCCACGTCGCCCAAGTGGCTGCGCAATATGTATCCCCGAGTAGCACCGAGCGCCCAGGCGGTCTCATCTACGCCCAGACCCACCCCACAGCGTCGCCACATCTGCGTACGACGACCGCCGCCGCTAGCACCCCTCATCTCGACTTCGCCGCCGAGCTTGAGCGTTACGTGAACACAGTCGGCTCGCACGTGTCCGCCGCGCCCCCCGTTACCTCCGCGAGGCCCCATCAGATCCACCAAGCGTCCCAAACCGCCCCAAGAGTCAAGCCTGCcgcagccgccgccgccgagcCCATCTACCAGTCGGAGCTCGTGTACGATCCCGCGACCGGTCAGTACAATACCCAGCTTTATCAGACACTGCCCCAAACCGTGGGTGACTTCAGCCTCAGTCACAAACTCCAACCGTTCGTAGCCCAGCCCCAGTCCCTGCAGCTCGGTCTGCAGCAGTTGCAGCAGCTACAGCAGCATCAGGTCCAGCGGCCAAGCCCGGTCTACAAGCCGGCCCAGTCGGCGCCCGCCCCGACCGTCGCCCAACCCCAGGAAGTCCTCTACAGGAAGCAGCAGGCGCAGCTGTTGCAGCAATCCCAGCAGCTGTACGCGCAACAACAACGCCgccagcaacagcagcagcagcaacatcCGCACAGGCTCCAGTTGCTCGAGTCGCAGAGGGAACCCCAGGCGTTCTATTACGTGGCAGCGCCCTTGAAGGGCTCCGCCAGCAGCTCGTCCCTCTCAGTAGGTCAGATCGATCAGTTTCTCCGCGGTAGCGGCGCCAATTATTGA
- the LOC105287582 gene encoding uncharacterized protein LOC105287582 isoform X1, protein MTPWLMAFFCLATAGCSNVTDQQTSETQHDHQVAILKQIRKVNDDGSYTYGYEAGDGSFKVESRDVLGNIKGTFGFVDADGEIKRVSYSSSNGTGFKSTTMPPMQEHVSVVQSIPRVNRTSTSTRKPSIVYATTTEASTKSSVVQSIPRARKTTSTSTTSTTTSTTEAPKTIFGHYLKGTLKSRPRFIINGQQRPIVIEEPADDEDSQINRPSTDDKSGVYRRIVFAKRPIEHSLPPISDDFVEKEDEAKITTGNNLRRQLHDDTKPTVDTGDDHSDVYGGSLSTTRPLFTTTVPSRVLQGRVSSTTVRTDRPKIYLNREALGASRLDGPKYDGTRLYETETKPPQEERVSSQPLLLRGTTPRIPLDSRDYARPTSTESAFLRQQADQYLRELPPRILVQSQPGNLDEEGIYRAIPIGRILFRPPPSPNQQPIYPTASTTDANVHYLAENAGVADPEDEARIAMNANYVRPRPLMRPLIYPEAEQRERPVLRPGPSALARPEDRDYQSTTPEYPYRTSGGLTLPPEPPNPIAPPLSRRDFQALLRRLLVSQYGVRALSYPKSYLEDALYDQQPYPSYPVGYQTPIPRPPELVFDQQAQYGDRVALRRPLYPRALNPLYQQYDDYNDGRYKRVYRQKFYADVTDDSDEILPAPIREALLLRMVNLAINAERTTIMPTTMVTSTTTPVSRYRKTGPVRSVQIITDNDEEKDMRKKM, encoded by the exons ATGACGCCATGGCTGATGGCATTCTTCTGTCTGGCGACCGCCGGCTGCTCGAACGTCACGGACCAGCAAACCTCGGAGACGCAGCACGATCATCAAGTGGCGATATTGAAGCAGATCAGGAAGGTGAACGACGACGGTTCCTACACGTACGGCTACGAGGCCGGCGATGGATCCTTCAAG GTCGAGAGTCGCGACGTTTTGGGCAACATTAAGGGCACATTCGGTTTCGTCGATGCTGATGGTGAGATAAAGAGAGTCTCGTACTCATCATCAAACGGCACCGGTTTTAAGTCAACCACGATGCCGCCGATGCAGGAACACGTGTCGGTCGTGCAGAGCATACCGCGAGTCAATCGTACGTCCACGTCCACGAGGAAGCCGAGCATCGTGTATGCCACCACGACGGAGGCGTCGACCAAGTCGTCGGTCGTGCAATCGATCCCTCGAGCGCGGAAAACGACCAGTACCAGTACTACAAGTACCACCACCAGCACCACGGAAGCGCCCAAGACGATATTCGGCCACTATCTGAAGGGCACGTTGAAGAGCAGGCCGCGTTTCATCATCAACGGTCAGCAGAGACCGATTGTGATAGAGGAGCCCGCCGATGATGAAGACTCGCAGATCAACCGACCCAGCACGGATGACAAAAGCGGCGTCTATCGCAGGATCGTATTTGCCAAGCGACCGATCGAGCACAGCCTGCCACCCATCTCCGACGACTTCGTGGAGAAGGAGGACGAGGCTAAGATCACGACCGGGAACAATCTCAGGAGACAACTCCACGACGATACGAAACCCACCGTAGATACTGGTGACGATCACTCCGATGTCTACGGCGGCTCTCTGTCCACGACGCGACCTCTCTTCACCACGACCGTCCCGTCGCGAGTCCTGCAGGGGAGAGTCAGCAGCACCACCGTGCGCACGGACCGACCGAAGATCTACCTGAACCGAGAGGCTTTAGGGGCGAGTCGACTCGATGGACCAAAGTACGATGGAACGCGGCTCTACGAGACCGAGACGAAGCCTCCTCAAGAAGAACGCGTGTCCTCGCAACCGCTTCTGCTGCGCGGTACCACTCCCCGGATACCTCTGGACAGTCGCGACTACGCAAGACCGACGAGCACCGAGTCCGCCTTCCTGCGGCAGCAAGCTGATCAATATCTGCGGGAACTACCGCCCAGGATACTCGTCCAGTCCCAACCGGGGAATCTCGATGAAGAAGGAATCTACCGAGCGATACCGATCGGCAGGATCCTGTTCaggccgccgccgtcgccgaaCCAGCAACCGATCTATCCAACCGCGTCCACCACGGACGCAAATGTTCATTACTTAGCGGAGAATGCCGGCGTGGCGGATCCAGAGGATGAAGCACGGATCGCGATGAACGCGAACTACGTGCGTCCGCGGCCCCTGATGCGGCCGTTGATCTATCCGGAAGCTGAACAACGTGAGCGGCCAGTTCTGCGCCCGGGGccgagcgcgctcgcgcgtccaGAAGACAGGGATTATCAATCGACCACGCCCGAGTATCCTTATCGTACCTCCGGAGGTTTGACACTGCCGCCGGAACCACCGAACCCGATCGCGCCTCCCCTCAGTCGACGCGACTTCCAGGCGTTGCTGAGGAGGTTGCTGGTGAGCCAGTACGGTGTGCGGGCGCTTTCTTACCCGAAGAGTTATCTGGAGGACGCGCTGTACGACCAGCAACCGTACCCATCGTATCCGGTGGGCTACCAGACGCCGATCCCACGACCCCCCGAGCTGGTATTTGATCAGCAGGCGCAATACGGCGACCGCGTAGCCCTTAGACGTCCATTATACCCCAGGGCATTGAATCCATTGTACCAGCAGTACGACGATTACAACGATGGCAGGTATAAGCGCGTGTACAGACAAAAATTCTACGCGGATGTAACAGACGATAGTGACGAGATCTTGCCGGCACCAATCAGGGAGGCGTTGCTGTTGAGAATGGTGAACCTGGCGATCAACGCCGAGCGGACGACGATAATGCCGACGACCATGGTGACCAGTACGACTACGCCGGTGTCGAGGTACAGGAAGACGGGCCCGGTCAGGAGCGTGCAGATCATCACGGATAACGACGAGGAGAAGGACATGAGGAAGAAGATGTAG